The Kordia sp. SMS9 genome window below encodes:
- a CDS encoding glycine--tRNA ligase — MAKQDDQFKKVVSHAKEYGYIFQSSEIYDGLSAVYDYAQNGAELKKNIRDYWWKAMVQMHENIVGIDAAILMHPTTWKASGHVDAFNDPLIDNKDSKKRYRADVLVEDHREKIVQKINKDVTKAQKRFGDAFNEEEFRSTNPNVLRRQKQIDEISAELARVQEESDLEGFKQLIENLGIADPVSGSKNWTEVKQFNLMFGTQLGASADSATKVYLRPETAQGIFVNFLNVQKTGRMKIPFGIAQTGKAFRNEIVARQFIFRQREFEQMEMQFFVKPGTQKEWYEQWKENRMKWHLSLGMGEENYRFHDHDKLAHYADAAADIEFNFPFGFKELEGIHSRTDFDLKAHEEYSGKKLQYYDNETKESYVPYVVETSIGLDRMFLAIFSNSLVEETLPDGSTRTVLRLPAVLAPTKAAVFPLVAKDGLPEIARKIIDDLKWDFNVIYEEKDTVGRRYRRQDAAGTPFCITVDHDTLEDNMVTIRHRDTMEQQRVKIEDVRNIINKEVDMRMWLMNM, encoded by the coding sequence ATGGCAAAACAAGACGATCAATTTAAGAAAGTAGTATCGCACGCAAAAGAGTATGGATATATATTTCAATCGAGTGAAATATATGACGGATTGAGTGCTGTATACGATTATGCTCAAAACGGAGCAGAGTTAAAGAAAAATATACGCGACTATTGGTGGAAAGCAATGGTGCAAATGCATGAAAATATCGTAGGAATTGATGCTGCAATTCTCATGCATCCAACCACTTGGAAAGCTTCTGGCCACGTAGATGCGTTTAACGATCCTTTAATTGATAACAAAGATTCAAAAAAACGATATCGTGCGGATGTGTTGGTAGAAGATCACCGAGAAAAAATTGTTCAAAAAATAAATAAAGACGTTACAAAAGCCCAAAAGCGTTTTGGTGATGCTTTTAATGAAGAAGAGTTTCGCTCAACCAATCCGAATGTATTGCGTCGTCAAAAACAAATTGACGAAATTAGTGCAGAGTTGGCTCGCGTTCAGGAAGAAAGTGATTTGGAAGGTTTCAAGCAATTGATTGAAAACTTAGGAATTGCCGATCCTGTATCAGGTTCTAAAAATTGGACGGAAGTAAAACAGTTCAACTTAATGTTTGGTACGCAATTGGGCGCTTCCGCAGATAGTGCTACGAAAGTATATTTGCGACCAGAAACGGCACAAGGTATTTTTGTAAACTTTCTCAACGTGCAAAAAACAGGGCGTATGAAGATTCCGTTCGGAATTGCACAAACAGGAAAAGCATTTCGTAACGAAATTGTAGCACGTCAATTTATATTCAGACAGCGCGAATTTGAACAAATGGAAATGCAATTCTTTGTAAAACCAGGTACCCAAAAAGAATGGTACGAGCAATGGAAAGAAAATCGTATGAAGTGGCATTTGTCGTTAGGAATGGGCGAGGAGAACTACCGTTTTCACGATCATGATAAATTAGCACATTATGCAGATGCTGCGGCAGATATTGAATTTAATTTTCCATTCGGTTTCAAAGAATTGGAAGGAATTCATTCCCGTACGGATTTCGATTTAAAAGCGCACGAAGAATATTCAGGAAAAAAATTGCAATATTACGATAATGAAACTAAAGAAAGTTATGTGCCGTATGTGGTAGAAACCTCTATTGGATTGGATCGTATGTTTTTAGCAATTTTCTCAAACTCGTTGGTAGAAGAAACATTGCCAGACGGATCTACGCGTACGGTATTGCGTTTGCCAGCAGTATTAGCTCCGACAAAAGCAGCAGTTTTTCCATTAGTTGCCAAAGACGGTTTGCCAGAAATTGCGCGTAAAATCATAGATGATTTAAAGTGGGATTTCAACGTAATTTATGAAGAAAAAGATACCGTTGGACGTCGTTACCGCCGACAAGATGCCGCTGGAACACCATTTTGTATCACAGTCGATCACGATACGTTAGAAGACAACATGGTCACCATTCGTCACAGAGATACCATGGAACAACAACGTGTAAAAATTGAAGACGTTCGCAATATCATCAATAAAGAAGTAGACATGCGTATGTGGTTGATGAATATGTAG
- a CDS encoding DUF3575 domain-containing protein, which yields MNYNFTTKLLTLFLFLGFAAHAQDTESTMPTDRYGLGERQHEIRLDVFDAAFFSAIDLSYERVSDTDFGYGASLFLNFRDSDDGYYEKFAFTPFFRFYFLNREDYGAKGLFAEAFVKVASGEDYDNIFDLDDEDRDYFDAAIGLSIGQKWVNRRGFILEISLGGGRNIGLDEDSPEFTFRGGISLGYRF from the coding sequence ATGAATTACAACTTTACTACAAAATTACTTACTTTATTTCTTTTTTTAGGATTTGCAGCACACGCACAAGACACTGAAAGTACGATGCCAACAGATCGTTATGGCTTAGGTGAGCGCCAGCATGAAATCCGTTTAGATGTTTTTGATGCGGCTTTCTTTTCGGCGATTGACTTGAGTTATGAACGTGTAAGTGACACAGACTTTGGGTACGGAGCGTCACTTTTTTTAAATTTTAGAGACTCAGACGATGGATATTATGAAAAATTTGCTTTTACACCTTTCTTTAGATTTTACTTTTTAAATAGAGAAGATTACGGAGCTAAAGGCTTGTTTGCAGAAGCGTTTGTGAAAGTAGCTTCTGGAGAAGATTATGATAATATTTTTGATCTTGATGATGAGGACAGAGATTATTTTGACGCTGCCATCGGATTGTCCATTGGTCAAAAATGGGTGAACCGAAGAGGATTTATTTTAGAAATTTCACTTGGTGGTGGTCGCAACATTGGATTGGACGAAGATTCACCTGAATTTACCTTTAGAGGTGGAATTTCTTTGGGATATCGTTTTTAA
- a CDS encoding arsenate reductase ArsC — protein MKNILVLCTGNSCRSQMADGYLTHFTKEKATIFSAGIETHGINQKAVAIMKLDGIDISNNTSNNISEYAHIKFDYIITVCDHAQENCPFIPSKNAKRIHQNFSDPSKVKGSEAHIFNAFKKTREHIKAFCEAFVAEELN, from the coding sequence ATGAAAAACATACTTGTACTTTGTACTGGGAACTCGTGTCGCAGTCAAATGGCAGATGGATATTTAACCCATTTTACCAAAGAAAAAGCCACTATTTTTAGTGCAGGAATTGAAACGCATGGCATCAACCAAAAAGCGGTTGCTATTATGAAATTAGACGGAATTGACATCTCCAACAATACTTCTAACAATATTTCTGAATACGCACATATTAAATTTGATTACATCATTACAGTGTGCGATCATGCGCAAGAAAACTGTCCGTTTATTCCAAGTAAAAACGCAAAACGAATTCATCAAAACTTTTCAGATCCTTCAAAAGTAAAAGGTTCAGAAGCACATATTTTTAATGCCTTCAAAAAAACACGCGAACACATTAAAGCGTTTTGTGAAGCGTTTGTGGCAGAAGAGTTAAATTAG
- a CDS encoding helix-turn-helix transcriptional regulator: MGITKNHIFDEYQNETASITKVLGHPARIAIIQHISQNEYCNCNDLVKATGLAQPTVSQHLSEIKKIDLLKQKYQGKNTFYAIDLDILNQYRRKINDFFVKVQVNCQKQ, translated from the coding sequence ATGGGCATTACAAAAAATCACATCTTCGACGAATACCAAAACGAAACCGCTTCCATTACGAAAGTTTTGGGACATCCTGCACGAATTGCCATTATACAACACATCAGTCAAAACGAATATTGCAATTGTAACGATTTGGTAAAAGCTACGGGATTGGCGCAACCTACAGTGTCACAGCATCTTTCCGAGATCAAAAAAATTGACTTACTCAAGCAAAAATATCAAGGGAAAAACACGTTTTATGCCATTGATTTAGATATTTTAAATCAATACCGTCGTAAAATCAATGATTTCTTTGTCAAAGTGCAAGTAAACTGTCAAAAACAATAA
- a CDS encoding VOC family protein translates to MKNRVTGLGGFFFKTEDPKGLKNWYGKHLGLPVDDYGCTFWWKDKEGNDCSTQWSTFPNDTKYFQPSEKQFMMNFRVENLVELLKILKEEGVTVVGEIEEYSYGKFGWILDPEGNKIELWEPIDAAFQ, encoded by the coding sequence ATGAAAAATAGAGTCACAGGTTTAGGCGGATTCTTCTTTAAAACGGAAGATCCAAAAGGATTAAAAAACTGGTACGGAAAACATTTAGGCTTGCCCGTAGATGACTATGGTTGCACTTTTTGGTGGAAAGATAAAGAAGGGAATGACTGTTCTACGCAATGGAGTACATTTCCGAACGACACTAAATATTTTCAGCCAAGCGAAAAGCAATTTATGATGAATTTTCGCGTAGAAAATTTAGTCGAATTGTTAAAAATTCTCAAAGAAGAAGGTGTTACGGTTGTGGGAGAAATAGAAGAATACAGTTATGGGAAATTTGGTTGGATTCTTGATCCGGAAGGCAACAAAATTGAACTTTGGGAACCAATAGATGCAGCGTTTCAATAG
- a CDS encoding DUF4199 domain-containing protein: MKNTVLTYGIYSFILASVLFSLALYFGYALAFKTHGIIGYATIVASLVFVYFGIKHYKNHDLDGEIDFKKAFTIGFGIASFSAIAFGLIDAIYITSINPDFVENYIAYEYGLLDTQNLSAAAVYIEKKSIMLRSEVFESATIVFFITLMMVLVVGTIISLGSALVLHKKEE; encoded by the coding sequence ATGAAAAATACAGTGCTCACATACGGAATTTATAGTTTTATCTTAGCATCTGTACTGTTTTCGTTAGCACTCTATTTTGGATATGCACTAGCGTTTAAAACCCATGGAATTATTGGCTACGCAACCATTGTAGCTTCCTTAGTATTTGTCTATTTTGGTATCAAACATTATAAAAATCATGATCTTGATGGTGAAATTGATTTTAAAAAAGCATTCACTATTGGTTTTGGAATTGCCTCTTTTTCCGCAATTGCTTTTGGTTTGATTGATGCGATTTACATTACTAGTATCAACCCTGATTTTGTAGAAAATTACATTGCCTATGAATATGGTTTATTAGACACTCAAAATTTATCGGCAGCAGCCGTGTATATTGAAAAAAAATCTATTATGCTCCGTAGCGAAGTATTTGAAAGCGCCACCATCGTATTTTTTATCACACTTATGATGGTACTCGTTGTAGGCACAATCATTTCACTAGGATCTGCATTAGTTTTACACAAAAAAGAAGAATAA
- a CDS encoding 2-hydroxyacid dehydrogenase gives MNILHLDENHPLLLEQFAALGHTNHEDYTSSKAEIAAKIKNYDGFIIRSRFKIDADFLAKATNLKFIGRVGAGLENIDGEFAAAKGIKLIAAPEGNRNAVGEHALGMLLSLMNKLNKGDQEVRDGKWLREANRGVELDGQTVGIIGYGNMGKAFAKKLRGFEVEVLFYDLKENIGDENATQVSLAELQKRATVLSLHTPQTPLTMNMINKEFIEAFQHQFWFINTARGKSVVTQDLVAALQSGKILGAGLDVLEYEKSSFENLFQDDQMPAAFQYLIQAQNVLLSPHVAGWTVESKEKLAQTIVDKFKVHFH, from the coding sequence GTGAACATTTTACATTTAGATGAAAATCATCCGTTGCTTTTGGAGCAATTTGCCGCTTTGGGACATACAAATCATGAAGATTATACGTCGAGTAAAGCAGAAATAGCAGCGAAAATTAAAAACTATGATGGTTTTATCATTCGAAGTCGTTTCAAAATTGATGCGGATTTTCTAGCAAAAGCGACGAATCTCAAATTTATTGGTCGTGTGGGCGCAGGTTTGGAAAACATTGATGGAGAATTTGCAGCAGCAAAAGGCATCAAACTCATTGCGGCTCCAGAAGGCAATCGGAATGCTGTTGGAGAACATGCATTAGGAATGTTATTATCGCTGATGAACAAACTCAACAAAGGCGATCAAGAAGTGCGTGACGGAAAATGGTTGCGTGAAGCCAATCGCGGTGTGGAACTCGATGGGCAAACCGTTGGAATTATTGGCTATGGAAACATGGGAAAAGCCTTTGCAAAAAAACTACGCGGTTTTGAGGTGGAAGTCCTTTTTTATGATTTAAAAGAAAATATCGGTGACGAAAATGCTACGCAAGTTTCATTGGCTGAATTGCAAAAACGTGCAACAGTTTTAAGTTTGCATACACCACAAACGCCACTCACGATGAACATGATAAACAAAGAATTCATCGAAGCATTTCAACATCAATTTTGGTTTATCAATACGGCGCGTGGCAAAAGTGTGGTGACACAAGATTTGGTAGCAGCCTTACAATCCGGGAAAATTTTAGGTGCAGGATTGGACGTGTTGGAATATGAAAAAAGTTCGTTTGAAAATCTATTTCAAGACGATCAAATGCCAGCTGCGTTTCAATATTTAATTCAGGCACAAAATGTGCTTTTATCTCCGCATGTTGCAGGTTGGACTGTGGAAAGCAAAGAAAAATTGGCACAAACGATTGTAGACAAATTCAAAGTGCATTTTCATTAA
- a CDS encoding cupin domain-containing protein — translation MNAINIKDKFKLVDTQWHPRQIAVVDDMQVILAKIQGEFVWHKHDDEDELFQVIKGTLYMKFRDKTVTVNEGEIIVVPKGVEHCPATKDDEEVHLLLFEKLTTAHTGDVQHEKTQTEYPKI, via the coding sequence ATGAACGCAATCAATATCAAAGACAAATTTAAACTTGTTGACACGCAATGGCATCCACGACAAATTGCTGTGGTTGACGACATGCAAGTAATTTTAGCTAAAATTCAAGGCGAATTTGTATGGCACAAACACGATGACGAAGACGAACTATTTCAAGTAATCAAAGGAACCTTGTACATGAAGTTTCGCGATAAAACTGTGACGGTAAACGAAGGAGAAATCATTGTCGTACCAAAAGGTGTAGAACATTGTCCTGCAACAAAAGATGACGAAGAAGTACATTTATTACTTTTTGAAAAACTCACGACAGCACACACAGGCGATGTACAACACGAAAAAACTCAAACCGAATATCCAAAAATCTAA
- a CDS encoding GNAT family N-acetyltransferase — translation MEKHTIRKAVPKDAKFISLLAKITFSETFGNLFRDKKDLRAYLDKTFSLEKITSSLKKEENVFWIAYADELPVGYAKLKKRSPIPNSSYKQAAQLQKIYVLKDYLAHRIGTKLQNELFKEVQTLKVKRLWLSVLHTNERAIGFYNRHNFEKYDSYSFSIGKEDFVFNIMMKTF, via the coding sequence ATGGAAAAGCATACCATCCGAAAAGCAGTTCCTAAGGACGCAAAATTTATTTCATTACTAGCAAAAATTACATTTTCAGAAACCTTTGGAAATCTGTTTCGTGATAAAAAAGACCTACGCGCGTATCTTGACAAAACCTTTTCTTTAGAAAAAATTACTTCCTCATTAAAAAAAGAAGAAAACGTATTCTGGATTGCGTATGCCGACGAACTTCCTGTAGGATATGCCAAACTCAAAAAGCGATCGCCTATACCGAATAGCTCGTACAAGCAAGCCGCGCAATTGCAAAAAATATATGTGCTCAAAGATTATTTAGCGCATAGAATCGGCACCAAATTACAAAACGAACTCTTCAAAGAAGTACAAACACTCAAGGTAAAACGCTTGTGGCTTTCGGTCTTACACACCAACGAACGCGCCATTGGTTTTTACAACAGACACAACTTTGAAAAATACGATTCCTACAGTTTCAGCATTGGAAAAGAAGATTTTGTATTTAATATTATGATGAAGACATTCTAA
- a CDS encoding VOC family protein — MKKILVILIIVLTCSCKDHQLNEQANEKITLLKTKIDSLLQNIKEKASMPAEKPIKTFLTFQENNAEEAMNFYVGLFENSNILDVQRYGKDGPAKEGTIMVATFELNGSRFACSDSYIKHAWGFSPAVSIWVECKTNEEIENLLAKLSENGKILMPLDNYGFSSKFTFLEDRFGVSWQLNLK; from the coding sequence ATGAAAAAAATTCTAGTCATATTAATCATTGTACTGACATGTAGTTGTAAAGATCATCAACTAAATGAACAGGCTAACGAAAAAATAACGTTGCTAAAAACCAAGATTGATAGTTTGCTACAAAACATAAAAGAAAAAGCGTCAATGCCTGCGGAAAAACCAATCAAAACGTTTTTGACATTTCAAGAAAACAATGCCGAAGAAGCCATGAATTTCTATGTGGGTTTATTTGAAAATTCCAACATCTTAGATGTACAGCGTTATGGAAAAGATGGTCCAGCCAAAGAAGGAACGATCATGGTGGCAACCTTTGAATTGAACGGAAGTCGATTTGCGTGTAGCGATAGTTATATAAAGCATGCATGGGGATTTTCGCCCGCAGTTTCTATTTGGGTAGAATGCAAAACCAACGAAGAAATTGAAAACCTTCTAGCAAAACTATCGGAAAACGGAAAAATTCTAATGCCGTTAGACAATTATGGTTTCAGCTCAAAGTTTACGTTTCTTGAAGACCGATTTGGTGTGTCTTGGCAATTGAATTTAAAGTAA
- a CDS encoding VOC family protein, translating to MKVTLISIPVRDQEKALQFYTKKLGFLKKKDTPLEGGNRWLTLVSKDWQDGPELLLEPAPLHFEPSKVFQDALMEAGFPYTQFDVDSVDEEYDRLTKLGVEFSVKPTTVGTVKVAVLNDTCGNNIQLVETL from the coding sequence ATGAAAGTAACACTCATCAGCATTCCCGTTCGCGATCAAGAAAAAGCATTGCAATTTTACACAAAAAAATTAGGTTTCCTAAAAAAGAAAGATACGCCACTAGAAGGTGGAAATAGATGGCTGACCTTGGTTTCAAAAGATTGGCAAGACGGTCCAGAATTGTTATTAGAACCAGCACCATTACACTTTGAACCTAGCAAAGTATTTCAAGATGCGTTGATGGAAGCAGGATTTCCATACACACAGTTTGATGTAGATAGTGTTGATGAAGAATATGACCGATTGACAAAGCTTGGCGTGGAATTTAGTGTAAAACCCACCACAGTCGGAACTGTAAAAGTTGCCGTGTTAAACGACACTTGTGGAAATAATATACAACTTGTAGAAACACTTTAA
- a CDS encoding AraC family transcriptional regulator, whose translation MTFYESKIQQIKERCYSNDKQLETVIATKNYIENHYETTLNLDFLSHIRFTSKYHLLRLFKKYYGMTPRQYLIDIRIAKSKEQLKNGMSVTETCFAVGFESLGSFSALFKVKTGKSPSEYQKEQLSRSI comes from the coding sequence ATGACCTTTTACGAAAGTAAAATACAACAAATTAAAGAACGTTGTTATTCCAATGATAAACAATTGGAAACGGTGATTGCGACAAAGAATTACATTGAAAATCATTATGAAACCACACTGAATTTAGATTTCCTTTCGCACATTCGCTTTACTTCCAAATATCATTTATTACGCCTTTTTAAAAAATATTATGGCATGACGCCGAGACAATATTTGATAGATATTCGCATTGCAAAATCGAAAGAGCAACTAAAAAACGGCATGTCAGTGACGGAAACTTGTTTTGCAGTCGGATTTGAAAGTTTAGGTTCGTTTAGTGCATTGTTTAAAGTCAAAACAGGCAAATCGCCTAGCGAATACCAAAAAGAGCAACTTTCGAGAAGCATCTAA
- the mgtE gene encoding magnesium transporter, whose protein sequence is MTPFKLSDELIENVQQLIEEQKDPALLALLEEVHYADIAEIIDDLNLEEATYIIKLLDSEKTSDILTEVDDDVREKILENLSAKEIAEEIDELDTDDAADIISELPEERKEAVISELEDREHAKEIVELLRYDEDTAGGLMAKELVWVNENWNVMTCVKEMRKQAEEVTRVHSIYVVDDEDTLKGRLSLKDLLTTSTRTPIKDVYIPKVDYVNVHDKAEDVAKVMSKYDLEAIPVVDEMKRLVGRITIDDIVDVIREEAEKDYQLAAGITQDVEADDSIWQLTRARLPWLFLGLVGGIGAAAIMEGFEEMISNHAILFFFTPLIAAMAGNVGVQSSAIIVQGLANNDIKGSINTRLWKEMLLALLNGIALAIILFFVVWIWKENPIIALAISASLVIVIIVAGIIGTFVPLFLDKRGIDPAIATGPFITTSNDIFGILIYFLIAKLIIGI, encoded by the coding sequence ATGACTCCGTTTAAACTCAGCGATGAACTCATTGAGAATGTACAACAACTCATTGAGGAACAAAAAGATCCGGCACTTCTAGCATTACTAGAAGAAGTTCACTATGCGGATATTGCTGAAATTATTGACGATTTAAATCTTGAAGAAGCTACGTATATCATCAAGCTGTTAGACAGTGAAAAAACTTCGGACATTCTTACGGAAGTTGATGATGACGTACGTGAAAAAATTCTGGAAAATCTTTCTGCCAAAGAAATCGCCGAAGAAATTGACGAACTCGATACGGATGATGCAGCAGATATTATTTCGGAACTTCCTGAAGAACGAAAAGAAGCTGTAATTTCAGAGTTAGAAGACCGCGAACATGCCAAGGAAATTGTAGAATTACTGCGTTATGATGAAGATACCGCAGGTGGATTAATGGCAAAAGAATTGGTTTGGGTGAACGAAAATTGGAATGTGATGACTTGCGTAAAAGAAATGCGCAAACAAGCAGAAGAAGTCACCCGTGTGCATTCCATTTATGTGGTAGATGATGAAGATACGTTGAAAGGAAGACTTTCATTAAAAGACTTGCTCACAACATCCACGCGAACGCCAATTAAAGATGTATATATTCCCAAAGTAGATTATGTAAATGTGCATGACAAAGCCGAAGATGTTGCCAAAGTCATGTCAAAATACGATCTGGAAGCCATTCCCGTAGTAGACGAAATGAAGCGATTGGTAGGGCGTATTACAATTGATGATATTGTAGATGTCATTCGTGAAGAAGCTGAAAAAGATTACCAATTAGCTGCTGGTATTACACAAGATGTAGAAGCCGATGATAGCATTTGGCAACTCACACGTGCACGTTTACCTTGGTTATTCTTAGGATTGGTCGGTGGAATTGGTGCGGCAGCCATTATGGAAGGTTTTGAAGAAATGATTAGCAATCACGCCATTCTCTTCTTTTTTACACCTTTGATTGCCGCGATGGCGGGAAATGTGGGCGTACAATCGAGCGCGATTATTGTGCAAGGTTTGGCAAATAACGATATTAAAGGAAGCATCAATACGCGTTTATGGAAAGAAATGTTGTTGGCGTTGTTGAACGGAATTGCGTTGGCAATTATTCTATTCTTTGTCGTTTGGATTTGGAAAGAAAATCCGATCATAGCATTGGCAATTTCGGCATCATTAGTCATTGTCATCATTGTCGCAGGAATCATTGGAACCTTTGTGCCGTTATTTTTAGACAAACGCGGCATTGATCCAGCCATTGCAACAGGACCTTTTATCACAACGAGCAACGATATCTTCGGAATTTTAATTTACTTCTTAATTGCGAAATTGATCATTGGAATTTAA
- the rsmA gene encoding 16S rRNA (adenine(1518)-N(6)/adenine(1519)-N(6))-dimethyltransferase RsmA translates to MSNKVSPKKYLGQHFLKDEEVAQRIADTLSLQGYENVLEIGPGMGVLTKYLLEKPVKTYVCEIDTESVAYLRAHYLQLSDRILEEDFLKYNLKNTFHDEPFAIIGNFPYNISTQIVFKTLELRDQIPEFSGMFQKEVAQRICAPHGNKTYGILSVLTQAFYEAEYLFTVPPDVFNPPPKVDSGVMRLIRKENYTLPCDEKLFYRVVKMAFQQRRKTLRNSLKTFNLSDNLKEDTIFGLRPEQLSVQGFVDLTIKIANDSV, encoded by the coding sequence ATGAGCAACAAGGTCAGCCCCAAAAAATATTTAGGACAGCATTTTTTAAAAGATGAAGAAGTCGCACAACGCATTGCTGACACGCTTTCGCTGCAAGGCTATGAAAATGTATTGGAAATTGGTCCAGGCATGGGCGTTTTGACCAAATATTTACTCGAAAAACCCGTCAAAACCTACGTTTGTGAAATTGACACAGAATCAGTTGCGTATTTGCGAGCACATTATTTACAACTCTCCGATCGTATTTTGGAAGAAGATTTCCTAAAGTACAATCTCAAAAATACGTTTCACGACGAACCGTTTGCCATCATTGGAAACTTTCCATATAACATTTCCACACAAATCGTATTTAAAACCTTAGAACTGCGCGATCAAATTCCTGAATTTAGCGGCATGTTTCAAAAGGAAGTCGCACAACGTATTTGCGCACCACATGGCAACAAAACTTATGGAATTTTGTCGGTGTTGACCCAAGCTTTTTACGAAGCAGAATATTTATTTACAGTGCCGCCAGACGTGTTCAATCCGCCACCAAAAGTAGATTCTGGTGTGATGCGACTCATCCGAAAAGAAAATTATACACTTCCGTGCGATGAAAAACTCTTCTACCGAGTGGTAAAAATGGCGTTTCAACAGCGAAGAAAAACACTTCGTAACAGTTTAAAAACATTCAATCTTTCCGATAATTTAAAAGAAGATACTATCTTTGGGCTGCGACCAGAGCAACTTAGTGTGCAAGGTTTTGTAGATTTAACCATCAAGATAGCAAATGACTCCGTTTAA
- a CDS encoding DUF4286 family protein translates to MYIYNVTINIADSVHEEFLSWMKTHIPDVLATGKFTTARFSQVLVEEEDGGTTYSVQYTAKSRADLDAYYEEDAPRLREEGMKKFADTMLGFRTELKIIEDFKA, encoded by the coding sequence ATGTACATTTACAACGTAACAATCAACATTGCAGATAGCGTTCACGAAGAATTTTTAAGCTGGATGAAAACACACATTCCCGACGTGTTGGCAACAGGGAAATTCACCACTGCCCGATTCTCTCAAGTATTGGTGGAAGAAGAAGATGGCGGCACTACGTATTCTGTGCAATACACCGCAAAATCACGCGCCGATTTAGATGCGTATTACGAAGAAGATGCACCGCGATTGCGCGAAGAAGGCATGAAAAAATTTGCCGATACCATGCTAGGTTTCCGTACCGAATTAAAAATAATAGAAGACTTTAAAGCGTAA